One Notolabrus celidotus isolate fNotCel1 chromosome 18, fNotCel1.pri, whole genome shotgun sequence DNA window includes the following coding sequences:
- the LOC117830456 gene encoding muscarinic acetylcholine receptor M3 yields the protein MVIIIAFLTGSLSLVTVVGNILVLVSFKINKALKTVNNYYLLSLAFADLTIGTLSMNLYTTYIIMDQWALGPVVCDLWLAIDYVASNASVMNLLVISFDRYFSVTRPLTYRAKRTTKRAMTMICLAWSISFILWAPAILFYQYIVGERTVQPNECYIQFLSEPIITFCTAIAAFYLPVTIMAFLFWKIFQETEKRAKEFQGLKGSGAGNKSGKAQPQGARGGGDAAANNQNDSSAMQRQMSAQSSSSYELNQTKDSASMPGGGEGGGGGGGGRCAAFCFKCSSLLPGRHASKKSINTTTTTAGEAEHSSCDSLNNNEEEEEEADGATDQSAAAKDPAMAKRLASKAKTEINKRKNDKKANEKKANEKKANDKKAARTLSAILFAFITTWLPYNIMVLVNTFCQDCIPETLWALGYWLCYVNSTVNPMCYALCNKTFRTTFRDILMCQWNQKKNKPQFQQRKNATLKK from the exons GTGATCATCATTGCATTCCTAACTGGGTCGCTTTCTCTGGTCACTGTGGTTGGAAACATCCTGGTGTTGGtgtcctttaaaataaacaaggcCCTAAAGACAGTGAATAACTATTACCTGCTCAGCCTGGCATTTGCAGACCTGACCATCGGGACACTGTCCATGAACCTGTACACCACTTACATCATCATGGATCAGTGGGCTCTGGGCCCCGTCGTCTGTGACCTCTGGCTTGCTATAGACTATGTGGCCAGTAATGCCTCGGTCATGAACCTGCTTGTAATCAGCTTTGACAG GTATTTCTCTGTGACCCGACCTTTAACCTACCGGGCCAAGCGTACCACAAAACGAGCCATGACGATGATCTGCTTAGCCTGGTCCATCTCTTTTATCCTCTGGGCTCCTGCCATCCTCTTTTATCAGTACATTGTTGGCGAGAGGACAGTCCAACCCAATGAGTGCTACATCCAGTTCCTGTCAGAGCCCATCATCACCTTCTGTACGGCCATCGCTGCCTTCTACCTGCCGGTCACCATCATGGCCTTCCTGTTCTGGAAGATCTTCCAGGAGACAGAGAAGCGTGCCAAAGAGTTCCAAGGTCTGAAAGGATCCGGGGCAGGAAACAAATCAGGCAAGGCTCAGCCTCAAGGTGCACGTGGTGGAGGAGATGCAGCAGCCAACAATCAGAACGATTCCTCCGCCATGCAGCGCCAGATGAGtgctcagagcagcagcagctacgaactgaaccagaccaaGGACAGTGCCAGCAtgccaggaggaggagaaggtggaggaggaggaggaggaggacggtgTGCAGCCTTCTGTTTCAAGTGTTCATCACTGCTGCCGGGTCGACATGCCTCCAAGAAGTCCATCAACACCACCACAACCACTGCAGGCGAGGCTGAGCACAGCAGCTGTGACAGCCTCAACAAcaacgaagaggaggaggaggaggcagatgGAGCAACAG ACCAATCAGCTGCAGCCAAGGACCCTGCAATGGCCAAACGTCTCGCCTCCAAGGCTAAGACGGAGATTAACAAGCGAAAGAACGACAAGAAGGCTAATGAGAAGAAGGCCAATGAGAAGAAGGCCAATGATAAAAAGGCGGCGCGGACGCTGAGCGCCATCCTGTTTGCCTTCATCACCACCTGGTTACCGTACAACATCATGGTGCTGGTCAACACCTTCTGTCAGGACTGCATCCCAGAGACGCTGTGGGCGCTGGGATACTGGCTGTGCTACGTCAACAGCACGGTGAACCCCATGTGCTACGCTCTGTGCAACAAGACCTTCAGGACGACCTTCAGGGACATCTTGATGTGTCAGTGGAACCAGAAGAAGAACAAGCCTCAGTTCCAGCAGAGGAAAAAcgccactttaaaaaaatag